CGCGCTTCCCGCGCCCCGTATTTTATAAGCGTCCGTTAATATACTCGTCGGCATATCGTATTGCGCTATTAGTAGCTTTTGAGCTTTGTCCGAGCGATTGGAAAAATCGTCTCGTTCAATATATGTTTTAAGCCTTTGCGCATTATCCTCTAGCGGTCGAATATATTCGGCGCTAGTTTTGTTATAGTAGGCGACTTGTTCTGCAAGCGCCATTTTCATATCCTAGTTATACAGCGCTTTCTATACGTCGCCGCCATATTTCGCGCGCGCAATATCTAAAATTTTTATCGACTCTTCATAATACACGGCGGTTTCAAATATATCTGATTTGCGAAAATCATTATGAGCGCGAGCGCTAATATCCTTATTTTGAAAAGGCGACTTTTCGCCATAATAAAATTCGTCATGACGCCAGCTTGAAAAAACGGCGTCGATAAACGTCTAGTAATCTTCGGCGGTATTGATGCGGCGGATAGAATATTGGTCGCTTCGTAATTTGTTTGCATCCGCTTTTCGTTAATCTGCGCATATTGCGACAGATCGAGAGCGATTCTTACTTTATTAACGCTCTCGTAATATTTCCGCGCCCAATTGGATGCGTTATCGGGCGCTTCGCCGGTTGTTTCGCCGATCTTTTGCTTAGCGGGATTGACGACTTTTTCGCTTTGCGCGCCTACCAGCGGCTGATAATATGCCGTCGATACCGCGTTCATCTAACCTCTTTTATGTTTATTTTGAAGATCGACGCCTTAACGATAACTTTGAATGAATCGCTTAGACGTATAGCCGCGCTTAGCGATTTTGCGCCTTAAATGGCGCGAAGGTCGGATTATTCGCTAAGAGCGAACCTATATGCTTTGCCCCCGCTTCGGTCAAATGCGCGCCGTCGTAGGAGATCAGCAGTCCTTCGGGAGTAAAAATCGGGCAGGAGGAGGACTCCTCGCCGCAAAGAGCGGCGCGCAGATCGATAAACTTTACCCTCGTCTGGTTTGCAAACGCCTCTTTCATAATCGCGTTGCTCTCTAAGTAGCCCGCCGAGACCTCGTTGCGTAAGAGAGATCGCTCTTTAAGCGGAATATCTAAATAATTTTTTACGTCGATCGCGCCGAAGTTTTTGCTTCCTATCACGATAATTGTCGTCGTTTGCGCGATGCGCATATTATCGATCGTCCGCGTTAGACGTTCCGCCGACCACTTTGCCCAGTTTGCCGCAAAAATAACTATATCCGCCCGCGACAAAAGCCTATCTTGAAGCGATACAAACCGATCGTTATATACCCTTGCCTCGCATAGCGGTTTATTGGCTTTGTCGATAAACGCGAACGGATCCTCTTCGCCTCTATAAACCTGACAAATCGCCGCGACGTAGCTCGCGCAAAATTCAGCGTCGCCGAAAAAACCGGCTTCCAAAATAATATTATAAAAATCTTGCGAGAAGCTATCGCCGATAATTAAAACTTTTGTCCGATTATCGTCGCTAAAGCCTATTCGTTTATATGGCGCGTCGTAGCGATTGGTAACGTAATTTGTTCTCGCGCTTAAGGTTGTAAACAGATCGATTTCGTCCGTATTAAACCGCCAAGGCGCTCCTTTTGATATCGCCCCCCCCCCCCCCACAACTCCAATCAACGCCGCTCCCGCGAACGAAAGGGCAAAAACCTGTTTGCGGCTTAAAAAAGCTTGGTTTCTAAAGGGTTTTTCAATATAGCGCCAAGAGAGATAGGCGATCGCTAACGAGAGCGCTATTAACGATAAGAAAGCGCCCGCGGATTGAACGCCGTAAATACGAGCGAACGCAAATATAATCCAATGCCATAAATAGAGGCTGTAACTGATCAGCCCTACGCCTACTAACCATTTAGAGCCGAGCGTCCGAGCGATCGTAGTATAGGGCGAGACGAATAGAATAACCAAAACCGCGCCGATCGCGGCTATTGGCGCAAAGCGGCTGGGATAGGGCGATTCGTCGATCCTTAGACACGATCCGACTATCAGCGCAAAGCCTAATAAAGAGCAAGTTTCAGCTATTAAACGCGGCGGATCGCTCTTGCGGTAACGCGATAAATACGTCGCGCACAGCGAACCAAAAAGTAGCTCCCAAACGCGAGCGATAGTATCATAAAACAGCCTAGGGCTTCCGCTTAGACGAACCCAAACTTCCGAATAGGCTAGACTTAGCGTAACGGCGATTAAAATAAGCGCTATAAAAAAAGCGTATCTTAAACGATATAAAGCTCCCTTTTTGAAACCGACGCACAACTTCCAAATTAACGTCGCCGCGAGCGGAAAAAGCAGATAGTATTGCTCTTCGACCGCCAAGCTCCACGTATGCAGTAGCGGCTCTTGATTCGATTGCGGTCCAAAGTATTCGGTATGTATCCAGAAAAAATAATTCGACGTAAACAGCAGCGAGCTGATCGCGCTTTTAGATAAGCGTTCTAATTGATCGGGCAAAAGAGTGAAATACGCGATCGGCGCGACGCACAGAAGCATAACAAACAACGCGGGCAGAATGCGTCTTGCTCTGCGTTCGTAGAAAGAGGCGATCGAGAAGGTTTTTTCGTCAAGCTCTTTTATGATGATCGTCGTTATCAGGTATCCGCTTATAACGAAAAAAATATCTACGCCGATAAAGCCGCCTTTTATCCACGTAAAATCGGCGTGAAACAATACGACGGACGCGACGGCGACGGCGCGCAACCCGTCTATTTCTTTGCGATAAAGCATGAGCGTCCTCGATAAAGTTTGCGGCATTTTACAAAACCGCGCTTAACTTTTTAGCTCGGCGACGCTCTATTCGCAACGCCTAGTTTTTACGCGAATAAAAAGAGAATAAAAACGCCAAGAACAAGCGGCGAAAGTATAAACAGGGCGTTTGTTCGGTTAAAGGGTCCTAAAACCATTTCATATAAAAGCGTTTCCCACCTGTCCTCGCGCTTCACCGGTTCTTCGGGGCGTCTGACTTCGGGGTCGGACAAAAACGCTCCCCAAATCATTACCCCCACCCCAAACGGGACTATCGCGCACAAAGCCGCAAATATAAACGACGTAGCGACGTCATTTAAGCCGTTCGTTTCCGCAAATACCGCGCTAGCGCCAATAATCCCGAAAAAGACGACGAACGGATACCTAAACATATTGCCCGCAAACTCCAAAATATGACCGCGCCATCTTTTAGGCTTTTCTTCGTCTTTTCCGTTAGTATCGGCGCTTGTTTTCAAATACTCGTTTGGAATCGCTCCCTCTTGCTTTTGTCGTCTGACTTTCAGCGTTATCGCTACGGAAAAAAGTATCAAAAGCGTCAATCCATTGACGATAAGGGCGAGGGGCGTTACGTCGCCGCTGTCTTTGATGAAAATA
The sequence above is drawn from the Helicobacteraceae bacterium genome and encodes:
- a CDS encoding acyltransferase, with amino-acid sequence MLYRKEIDGLRAVAVASVVLFHADFTWIKGGFIGVDIFFVISGYLITTIIIKELDEKTFSIASFYERRARRILPALFVMLLCVAPIAYFTLLPDQLERLSKSAISSLLFTSNYFFWIHTEYFGPQSNQEPLLHTWSLAVEEQYYLLFPLAATLIWKLCVGFKKGALYRLRYAFFIALILIAVTLSLAYSEVWVRLSGSPRLFYDTIARVWELLFGSLCATYLSRYRKSDPPRLIAETCSLLGFALIVGSCLRIDESPYPSRFAPIAAIGAVLVILFVSPYTTIARTLGSKWLVGVGLISYSLYLWHWIIFAFARIYGVQSAGAFLSLIALSLAIAYLSWRYIEKPFRNQAFLSRKQVFALSFAGAALIGVVGGGGAISKGAPWRFNTDEIDLFTTLSARTNYVTNRYDAPYKRIGFSDDNRTKVLIIGDSFSQDFYNIILEAGFFGDAEFCASYVAAICQVYRGEEDPFAFIDKANKPLCEARVYNDRFVSLQDRLLSRADIVIFAANWAKWSAERLTRTIDNMRIAQTTTIIVIGSKNFGAIDVKNYLDIPLKERSLLRNEVSAGYLESNAIMKEAFANQTRVKFIDLRAALCGEESSSCPIFTPEGLLISYDGAHLTEAGAKHIGSLLANNPTFAPFKAQNR